A window of Nicotiana sylvestris chromosome 8, ASM39365v2, whole genome shotgun sequence genomic DNA:
cgtaacatatcttcAAGTGTGTGAATAGTCCGCTTCGCTTGACCATCAGTGCGTGGATGGAAAGtcgtgctgagattcacttgggTACCCAAAACCTTCCTGAAATCTCTTCCAAAAATTAGTTGTGAACTGGGCCCCTCGATCTGAGATGATAGAAAGTGGAGAGCCATGAAGCcttactatttccttgatatacaattGAGCATATTGTTTCGCAGTATCCGTGGACTTGACTGGCAAGAAGTGAGCTGATTTGGTGAGTCGATCCactattacccaaattgagtcaaacttgcgcTGGGTGCGAGGTAACCCTACCacgaaatccatgttgatcatctccttTTTCCACATTGGTATTTCCATAAGCTAAGTTAACCCACCGGGTCGCTGGTGCTCGGCTTTTACTCGCTGACAATTCGGACATTTAGATACAAAGTCCGCCACACCCCTCTTCATactgttccaccaataaatttccttgagatcacggtacattttcgtagaacctgggtgcacatAATACCTGGAATTATGATCCTCCACCATCACCCTCCCACGAAGATTATCCACATCTGGAACACATAGCCTACCTTGACATCGTAATACACTATCCTCACCACCTAGTGAAAATATCGAAGTCTTGTTACTCAAAATTGCCGCCTTCATTTGTGCTAATGCTGGATCAATGAGTTATTTTTCCTTGACTTCCGCTATCAGCGACGATTCTGCTCCATTACGCAGCATAACCTTCCCCTCGTTTGTGGTCGAAATATGAACCCCCAGAATGGCCAATTGATAAACCTCCCAAGCCAAAGGCCTCTGATCCgctcccaaatgagccaaactacccatggACTTCCGACTGAGAGCGTCGGCCACCACATTCGCCTTctctggatggtataaaatatccatatcataatccttgatcaATTCTAACCACCACCGCTTccttaaattcaactccttctgcttgaacaaatattggagactcttgtggtcggagaacacatccacatggaccccataaggataatgccgccatattttcaaggcaaatacaACTGCCGCAAGCTCCAAATCATGCGTCGGATAATTCTTTtcgtgattcttgagttgccttgaagcatacgctataaccttcccatgttgcatcaacGCACACCCCAAACTGACCCTGGAGGCATCGCAATAAACCACAAATCCTTCTGTGCCTTCTAGCAAGGTCAATATCGACGCCGAGGTCAATCATGACTTCAATTCCTGAAAACTATTCTCACAAGCatcagaccattggaacttaactgctttctgcgtcAACCTAGTAAAAGGGGAGGCGAGGGAAGAGAATACCTCCACAAACCTCCGATAATACCCCGCTAAACCAAAGAAGCTACGGATCTCCGTCGGGGTCATGGATCTAGGCCAATCCTTTACTACTGCAATCTTCTAGGGATCTACCTGAATCCCTTCACTGGAAACAACATGGCCCAGAAAGGTAACAGACTCCaatcaaaattcacattttgaaaatttagcatacaactggtgCTAATAAAGGGTCTGTAGAACTGCCCTGAGGTGATCGCATGATCCTCCCGGCTCCGCAAATAAAcaaggatgtcatcaatgaaaacaatcacaatcacaaaggagtctagaaatgtCTTGAAGACCccattcataagatccatgaaagctgccggGGAGTTGGTTAGCCTAAAAGACATGACCAAGAATTCAAAGTGACCATAGCGATTTCTGAAAGCGGTCTTAGGAATATCCTGttctctgatcttcaattggtgatactaggaccgtagatcaattttggaaaagaacctcacaccttgcaattggtcgaacaaatcatctatcCGAGGAAAAGGAtattattcttgatggtgaccttgttaagctgccgataatcaatacacattcggagcgacccatccttctttctgACAAAAAGAACCGGGGCACCCCATGGTGACACACTTGGCTGTATGAACCCCTTTTCTAATAAatccttcagttgttcctttaacACCCTCAACTCCGCTGGCGCCATtctgtatggtggaatagatatcgACCGCGTATCTGGCAATACATCAATCCCGAAATCAATTTCCCTATTTGGCGGGATCCCTGGAAGCTCGTCCGGAAACATTTCAAGAAAATCATTCACGATTGGCACGGACTTGGGGACAGACACTTCTGAAGTGGTGTCCGCCACCCGGACCAAATGGTGGATACACCCCTTCCTAATCATCTTCAaagccttaaggtaggaaataaacctacctttcggaaCCACACAATTTCCCTTCCACTCAATAACCGGTTCATTAGGGAACTCAAGCCTCATGACTCTCGTTCGGCAGTCAAGTTTAGCAAAGCACGAATAAAGccagtccattcccataatcacatcaaaatccactattTCAAGAACAATAAGATCGGCCGTGGTAGCACGACCACATACCATGACAACACAATTCCTATAAACTCGTGTGGCTGTAATAGAATCACCAACCGGAGTCGGTACAGAGAACGGCTCATGAAGCTGTTCGGGTTCTACCCCAAAACTTGAAGCAATGAATGGGGTGACATAAGACAAAGAGGAGCCTggatcaataagagcataacAATCAATGGCTTGAACAGACAAGATACCTGTAGCAACATCTGGGGAGGCCTCTTCACTCTGGAGACCACTCAAGGTATAAAACCGGCTAGATACACCTCTACCACGAGATCCATCCCTAACTACACCGCGCCCTGCTGGGGTTGGAGGATGCACGGATGATATGGCAGCTGAAGAATCGGATGACTAAGAAAATCCCCCACCCATGCCCTGACTGGGCGCACGGCAATCTCGCTGGATATAACCTCTCACCCCGCATCTAAAACACACTggaatatccaaataacaagaCTCGGAATGGAACCTCCCACACTTGGGGCATGAAGCCCTCCCTTGCTATTGTGATCTCCCTCCTGGGCGACCGGAATGATGGGGTCTCCTACTGTCTGAACCTGATCTCAAATGACTGCCCTGCTGATAAATGTGCACAGATGGCGGTGCGCTTGCTGAGGACTGGGCATATGACTAGGACGGCCCTGATGGCCCTCTCTCCGGAATTGGTCTCCCTGAGTGACCCGCTGATCGGGCCTTGCTGCTACTCTCCCTTCTGCCCGTATTTTCAACTTCCTAACCTCTGTGGCTTAAGCAAACCCTacaatcttcccataattcatatctgaGTGTAAGGATGCTATAGTAGCCTCATTCACAACAAAAGGACTAAGACCCTGAACGAATCGCCGAACTCGAGCATCTATGATCGACACTAACTGAAGAGCATACTTGGACAACGtcacaaactccatgtggtactctcAGACACTCATACTGCcctgcttgaggacctcaaactCTGTGGCATGGGCCTCCATTGTCTCGGCAGGCAAGAAGTGGTCCATGAATGCATCTACAAACTTATCCCATCTAGCCGGAGGTCTTCCCTCCCCACGAGAATCCTCCCATATCTCGAACTACGAATACGCTGCTCCCCTCAACCTGTATGAAACAACCTCAACCCCTTCCGTCTATGTAGCCTTCATCACTCGAAGGGGCTtatacatttcatcaaggaatTCTTGCGGATCGGCCTCTGGGTCTGTTCCCGTGAACTCTGGAGGGGCCAACCGTAGAAACTGGTTGACTCTAGAGCTGGCGGAATCTCCCTGTCCATTAGGGGGTGCAGGGGCATCATGAGATTTCTGGGCCTGAGCGGCCACTAACTGGGTCAACATATGGATGGCTCCTCTAAGTTCCCCATCAGAAACCCCAGGACTGGAAGCTGGAAGTGCATCAAGATCAGGAATATCAGCGGGAGGGATGGTAGCACCCTCTGCCGCAGCTGGAACAGGAATACTTGGATCTGGAATAGATAGGCCAGGAAGATTCGAGACCGAGGGGTCACTCTTACCCACGACATCAGGTACATGATTCACAACCACACTTGGGGTGGCATTGGCCCCGAGGCCAAGTCTAGctctcttcttaggtgccattactGAAAATTTGGAATAGAGCACGAGTTAGATGTAAATACTTCCACTTTCCACTTCACCGCACGATATAGAGTAACAAAGAAGAAGGTAATTTCCTAAAtgcccatgtagcctccaacttatagatgtggtcgacaacacaccgataagaaggactctactaggcacggctccgagacattctaggacactttaaaaccttatgctttgataccaagtttgtcacaccccaaaaaCCGAGGGGTGCGACCGGCGCTTGACCGGGTAGCCCtcagccaagcggacctgggtgcctttcctattccaagTGATACCCTGTGTTTCCATTACctattaaccaagtgaaatagccatttataaatttaaacacattcttacgagatttacataaaatacatagttacttagcgtggtttacaagtaatactgcccaaaatacataagtacataacccacgtTTCCTGTCttcggagcctctaaatacaactgaagaataatacggaaatgccggcaacaaggctttggctataccttacacaaataccaaaataagactccgggaagaaaagcgacatgagccacgcagggccccgagaggaaaggggctcaccaattcaaCTTACGggaggtgaaggagtgctactgtcggtgggctggagtacctgttatggaaccacctacaatcataacacgaatgtagcgcccccagcaaaagggacgtcagtacatttgaattgtactggtatgtataaacaaacttTACCctaagtaaaatcaagaaatacatagataacaaacaataatagaatcaacaatcaaatgcatatgaaaggaacaaccaaagccaaacaactccacaatctctccttttcccctttcaacattatttcatcacatcaaaggtttcacaactttcacatatttttatatCAATAGTGATTtagatcacttttccacccttattacctcggccacccttattacctcggccacccttatcaccacaacccacaccttattacttcgtgttgcggcgcgcaacccgatcccaccggacaatcatatttcacacaacaacaacaacaacaacaacgattcACAAGGAGTgttcataaacatcaataccaattccaacatatacaataacccgtacacaattcaagtcacaacaataattgcccacaacaagtcacgtatgatattgccacagttgtttcaattgtatcaattatgatttctttacatCGTTTGTTCCACAGCTCTTACCACGTAACACATTCATAACCACACGCACTTGTGTTATTGCTATTTTGCTCACACCACTATAACGGAAAACTTAACCAACAACATTCAAGGCACATTAATCACAAGAATTTCAcaaatagtccacataagtaacacataccaattactcgcacaccaacaaggtgactttacaaaggttaaagttagccatacatacctggagTCGAATTCCCTTTTTAACTTCTACTTTCAAATCACCAACAGCCTAGTACCgtcaatctagttcacaagttagcacatataacttagaattgatGTTCACAAACTCAGCCCGAACTTACTTAGGTTTCCATCCCCTCTTTTGGAAATCTTAGCtctacccaattcctcttactagattctaagttttaaaggacatgcatgtgtatttcaacttccattttcaagaatcaacgcatgagaatccccctttttgcttaaatattaaaacaaatgaaaaaacgttggggattttacctgcaagaacggagatgaagacaattacttgaaatttCCCGGCCTGGATGACTTTGAAAAATCAATTTGATGGAGATAAGACTTTCTCTATCAAGAAttctctcttccctctctctagttttgttcagaaaataggttaaaataaggggttggggtattttattgaagaaggggtcgggtttaaaatttagaaaaataggagCCCGGGTTAGGTATACGATcgcactttgcgatcgcagagtggaaatgcggtccgcagaatggACCATAAAAGTGCCCCCAAAACCTAAACACACTGCCTAGGTATGCGgtagaaatgcggtccgcatacccgttcAACGgccgcataatgcaccgcagaactgcccctctcaaaaatcccaagggaaatatgcgacgactatgtGGTTCGCATATCGGTTATGTGATCGCATATCGGACTGCATActtaacctcaaatttgaccaacacactgactcactttgcgtcgattatgcggtccgcatacctgatatgcgactgCATTCTCGACCGTAGAATCACATTTTTTTGGAAAAcaatatttcttgactttttatagcatAGATCAGTATAAAAGGTCCGAGCTACCAGGTTTTGAGTCCaagttttcacggggccttacagtttgtcatcatcaaaaagggggaatttgttgtcCCAAGAAcgggtgaagttttgaagaa
This region includes:
- the LOC138875696 gene encoding uncharacterized protein, which gives rise to MEFVTLSKYALQLVSIIDARVRRFVQGLSPFVVNEATIASLHSDMNYGKISEEASPDVATGILSVQAIDCYALIDPGSSLSYVTPFIASSFGVEPEQLHEPFSVPTPVGDSITATRVYRNCVVMVCGRATTADLIVLEIVDFDVIMGMDWLYSCFAKLDCRTRVMRLEFPNEPVIEWKGNCVVPKGRFISYLKALKMIRKGCIHHLVRVADTTSEVSVPKSVPIVNDFLEMFPDELPGIPPNREIDFGIDVLPDTRSISIPPYRMAPAELRVLKEQLKDLLEKGFIQPSVSPWGAPVLFVRKKDGSLRMCIDYRQLNKVTIKNNILFLG